The following are from one region of the Hemibagrus wyckioides isolate EC202008001 linkage group LG24, SWU_Hwy_1.0, whole genome shotgun sequence genome:
- the gatad2b gene encoding transcriptional repressor p66-beta produces the protein MERMSEEALRLNLLKRGLETADEREEALAKRLKMEGHEAMERLKMLALLKRKDLAALEGAAVAEGKGPGASQGLMGASAIYEEKLNGSLRSTGHGGPSKNGKENMMDEPVDMSSKRSGVERERCTPSPDVIILSDNEASSPRSTPHPEERRHHPNLDMFKGKTGEERQQMIKALREELRLEEARLVLLKKLRQSQMQKENVVQKVPVVQNPPSSVQPSTIHSSQGMTKLPVRPGMHTSEPQNLRTAQGHTVIRSAVSASLPPMMMSQRVIAPNPAQLQGQRVPSKPGMGRPSTGSMSNAINYQQAASQQVAASQRSGSSAALYMNLAHMQAAGAAGVPGVPGVGVGVSGVSAVSPSALPGSSSVGSVGSLSDQASSQAAAKLALRKQLEKTLLEIPPPKPPAPLLHFLPSAANSEFIYMVGLEEVVQSVLDSQGKMRGSLGRTEPFFCAQCRTDFTPHWKQEKSGRILCEQCMTSNQKKALKAEHTNRLKNAFVKALQQEQEIEQRLQQQAALSPSAAQTVPSVSKAESMIRHHALRQAPQPQAALQRGLSSSARGVLSNFAQASQLSVASGLLGMTSKRCGGGSASSSQSHESRRQIYNIPGLNIAYLNPGGHKASSLADRQREYLLDMIPPRSISQSITGQK, from the exons ATGGAGCGGATGTCTGAGGAGGCGTTGAGGTTGAACTTGCTGAAGCGCGGCCTGGAAACGGCCGACGAGAGGGAAGAAGCGCTGGCCAAGCGCCTGAAAATGGAGGGTCACGAGGCTATGGAGCGACTGAAGATGCTGGCATTGCTCAAGCGCAAAGACCTCGCCGCTCTGGAAGGAGCCGCTGTGGCGGAGGGGAAAGGACCCGGGGCCAGCCAGGGGCTGATGGGAGCCTCCGCGATATATGAGGAGAAGCTGAATGGGAGCTTGAGGAGCACAGGTCATGGAGGACCCAGCAAGAATGGCAAAGAGAACATGATGGACGAACCTGTGGACATGAGCTCCAAGAGGAG CGGTGTGGAGCGAGAGAGGTGTACTCCATCTCCAGATGTGATTATCTTGTCAGATAATGAAGCGTCAAGCCCGAGGAGCACTCCACACCCAGAGGAGCGCCGCCATCACCCCAACCTAGACATGTTCAAG GGGAAGACGGGCGAGGAGAGGCAGCAGATGATCAAAGCCCTACGTGAGGAGCTGAGGCTGGAGGAGGCCAGGCTCGTGCTGCTGAAGAAGCTGAGACAGAGCCAGATGCAGAAAGAGAACGTCGTACAGAAG GTTCCAGTCGTTCAGAATCCCCCCTCCTCGGTTCAGCCCTCCACCATTCACAGCTCACAGGGGATGACCAAACTGCCTGTGCGGCCTGGCATGCATACGTCTGAACCTCAGAACCTCCGCacagcacag ggCCACACGGTGATCAGGTCTGCAGTCAGTGCCTCTCTGCCCCCCATGATGATGTCTCAGCGGGTGATTGCTCCTAACCCAGCTCAGCTGCAGGGACAGAGAGTGCCCTCTAAGCCGGGCATGGGCCGACCCTCCACAGGGAGCATGAGCAATGCAATCAACTACCAGCAG GCTGCTAGCCAACAGGTGGCGGCCTCTCAGCGCTCCGGCTCCTCGGCGGCTCTCTATATGAACCTGGCCCACATGCAGGCGGCCGGGGCGGCAGGAGTGCCAGGTGTGCCAGGTGTTGGGGTGGGCGTGAGCGGCGTGAGTGCAGTTAGCCCCTCTGCGCTTCCTGGTAGCTCTAGCGTGGGCTCTGTGGGCTCGTTGAGTGATCAGGCCAGCAGCCAGGCAGCCGCCAAGCTGGCCTTACGCAAGCAGCTGGAGAAAACACTGCTGGAGATCCCTCCACCCAAACCTCCCGCACCCCTGCTCCACTTCCTGCCCTCCGCCGCAAACAGCGAGTTCATCTACATGGTGGGACTGGAGGAGGTTGTTCAGAGCGTCCTCGACAGTCAGG GTAAAATGAGAGGTTCACTAGGACGCACAGAGCCGTTCTTCTGCGCCCAGTGCAGGACTGACTTCACCCCCCACTGGAAGCAGGAGAAAAGCGGTCGCATCCTGTGTGAGCAATGCATGACCTCCAACCAGAAGAAGGCCCTGAAGGCTGAACACACCAACCGTCTGAAAAACGCCTTTGTCAAGGCCCTGCAACAGGAGCAG GAAATCGAGCAGAGGCTTCAGCAGCAGGCGGCTCTGTCTCCGAGTGCGGCTCAGACTGTCCCCAGCGTCAGCAAGGCTGAGAGCATGATCCGGCACCACGCACTCCGACAG gctcCTCAGCCACAGGCAGCTCTGCAGCGGGGTTTATCCAGCTCGGCGCGTGGTGTGCTATCTAACTTTGCCCAGGCCTCACAGCTCTCAGTGGCCAGTGGACTGTTGGGTATGACCAGCAAGCGCTGTGGAGGAGGCAGTGCCAGCAGCAGTCAGTCACATGAGAGCCGCAGACAGATTTATAACATCCCCG GATTGAATATTGCCTATTTGAACCCGGGAGGTCACAAGGCGTCCAGCCTGGCGGACCggcagagggagtatctgctggaCATGATCCCCCCACGCTCCATATCCCAATCTATCACTGGCCAGAaatga